A single genomic interval of Vulpes lagopus strain Blue_001 chromosome 19, ASM1834538v1, whole genome shotgun sequence harbors:
- the LOC121478558 gene encoding phosphatidylcholine transfer protein-like, which translates to MEPAGGGFSEDQFREACAELLRPALPGASWELLLEALGISIYGLLDQQTGLYEYKVFGVLDNCLPDVLADVYMDLDYRKQWDQYVKELYEKECNGETVVYWQVKYPFPMSNRDYIYIWQRRDLDLDGRKIHVILQSTSVPQIAERSGVVWVNQYKQSLAIESDGKKGSKVFMYYFDNPGGQIPSWLINWVAKSGVPNFLEDMGKACQNYLKKT; encoded by the coding sequence ATGGAGCCTGCGGGCGGCGGCTTCTCCGAGGACCAGTTCCGGGAGGCCTGCGCGGAGCTCCTGCGGCCGGCGCTGCCCGGGGCCAGCTGGGAGCTGCTGCTGGAGGCCCTGGGCATCAGCATCTACGGGCTGCTGGACCAGCAAACTGGACTTTATGAGTATAAGGTCTTTGGTGTTCTGGACAATTGTCTGCCGGATGTACTTGCGGATGTCTATATGGACTTAGACTACAGAAAACAGTGGGACCAATATGTTAAAGAACTCTATGAAAAGGAATGCAATGGAGAAACCGTGGTCTACTGGCAAGTGAAGTACCCTTTTCCCATGTCCAACCGAGACTACATCTACATCTGGCAGCGACGAGACCTGGACTTGGACGGGAGGAAGATCCACGTGATCCTGCAGAGCACCTCTGTGCCTCAGATTGCTGAGAGGTCTGGTGTGGTCTGGGTGAATCAGTACAAGCAGAGCCTGGCAATCGAGAGTGATGGCAAGAAGGGGAGCAAAGTTTTCATGTATTACTTCGATAACCCGGGTGGCCAAATTCCGTCCTGGCTCATTAACTGGGTCGCCAAGAGTGGTGTTCCTAACTTCCTGGAAGATATGGGGAAAGCCTGTCAAAACTACCTCAAGAAAACCTAA